The following are from one region of the Paracoccus sp. S3-43 genome:
- a CDS encoding tol-pal system protein, which yields MTLRAIAAAVLAVTVALPALADEPRLADLRAELSEIRGQLQSLRSELVASGAAGFQAAGGDAAIDRMNAMEQRLARLTDRTEQLGNRIDRIVADSNRRIADMEFRLCEMDETCDLSALTTPDPGRVATVPLPPPPPQQGGGKPASAGEQADFDAARQVMASGDFRRAAEMFGTVAETHAGGALTAEALFLRGAALDSAGDAKGAAAAWLEGFSADPDGPRAAESLLGIARVIEAEGDATAACLYLAEIPARFPGSPFAAEAETRMSRLACGSNDLEPLPGDAAQADLAEGEGQ from the coding sequence GTGACCCTGCGCGCCATTGCCGCAGCCGTCCTGGCCGTGACGGTGGCGCTGCCTGCGCTGGCGGACGAACCCCGGCTTGCCGATCTGCGGGCGGAATTGTCCGAGATTCGCGGCCAGTTGCAGTCCCTGCGCTCGGAACTGGTCGCCTCGGGCGCGGCGGGGTTCCAGGCGGCGGGCGGGGATGCCGCCATCGACCGCATGAACGCGATGGAGCAGCGGCTGGCGCGGCTGACCGACCGGACCGAGCAGTTGGGAAACCGCATCGACCGGATCGTCGCCGACAGCAACCGCCGTATCGCCGACATGGAATTCCGCCTGTGCGAGATGGACGAGACCTGCGACCTGTCCGCCCTGACCACCCCCGATCCCGGCCGCGTGGCGACCGTGCCCCTGCCTCCGCCGCCCCCCCAGCAGGGCGGCGGCAAGCCTGCCTCCGCAGGCGAGCAGGCTGATTTCGACGCCGCACGGCAGGTCATGGCCAGCGGCGATTTCCGCCGCGCGGCGGAAATGTTCGGCACCGTGGCCGAAACCCATGCCGGGGGCGCGCTGACGGCCGAGGCACTGTTCCTGCGCGGCGCCGCCCTGGACAGCGCGGGCGACGCCAAGGGCGCGGCGGCAGCCTGGCTGGAGGGGTTCTCGGCCGATCCCGACGGTCCGCGCGCCGCCGAAAGCCTGCTGGGCATCGCCCGCGTCATCGAGGCCGAGGGGGACGCCACGGCGGCCTGCCTTTACCTGGCCGAGATCCCCGCCCGCTTTCCCGGATCCCCCTTCGCCGCCGAGGCGGAAACCCGGATGAGCCGCCTTGCCTGCGGCAGCAACGACCTGGAACCTCTGCCCGGCGATGCCGCCCAGGCCGACCTGGCCGAAGGCGAAGGGCAATAG